One window of the Pyrinomonadaceae bacterium genome contains the following:
- a CDS encoding DUF5050 domain-containing protein, protein MTKLKLIQTVLAFSLLLLALGCRSTNEPKAPGWTKAKVLADKEDHPSKIISDGEAVYFVTGSTVVSMNEGTNNIKKISLNDGTVSIFVKGGKIIPDTTLAIDGKFLYWSDGGNLLRVPKGGGDSEKIIPNAPKPDEIVMDDENIYWLIWTGEGSLPAPIMYAPKDGGEAKQLTPPQPPTSGIALDGDVIYFMTGDGIKRIPKGGGVITDFYRHAFKQPSLGLQQDVENFYFCQMNERGHSALMKLNKKSGEVSQLAPSINHTMEFVVADGHVYYFDDVPKTGSFGPAALRRVSTGGGEPVELDQGEAGWLKYLAVDAKQVYFTNISRVSALPK, encoded by the coding sequence GTGACTAAGCTAAAACTTATCCAAACTGTTCTCGCCTTTAGCCTTTTGTTGCTTGCCCTCGGTTGCCGTTCGACCAACGAACCGAAAGCGCCGGGATGGACAAAGGCAAAAGTGCTCGCGGACAAAGAAGACCATCCATCCAAAATAATCTCAGATGGTGAGGCGGTTTACTTCGTTACTGGCAGCACGGTCGTCAGCATGAATGAAGGAACAAACAACATCAAAAAGATTTCTCTCAACGATGGAACGGTAAGCATTTTCGTAAAGGGCGGGAAGATCATTCCTGACACGACGCTGGCGATCGACGGCAAATTCCTCTATTGGTCAGACGGTGGAAACCTCTTACGCGTGCCCAAGGGTGGCGGCGATAGCGAGAAGATCATTCCCAACGCTCCCAAACCTGACGAAATCGTCATGGATGACGAAAACATCTATTGGTTGATCTGGACGGGCGAGGGTTCGCTCCCGGCGCCGATAATGTACGCGCCGAAGGACGGCGGAGAAGCGAAGCAACTCACGCCGCCTCAGCCTCCGACATCGGGTATCGCTCTTGACGGCGATGTTATTTACTTCATGACCGGCGACGGTATCAAGAGAATCCCAAAAGGCGGCGGCGTGATCACCGACTTCTATCGTCATGCTTTCAAACAGCCAAGCCTGGGTCTGCAACAGGACGTCGAAAACTTTTACTTTTGCCAGATGAACGAGCGTGGACACTCGGCATTGATGAAGCTCAACAAGAAGAGCGGTGAAGTGTCGCAGTTGGCGCCGTCAATTAATCACACGATGGAATTCGTGGTAGCGGACGGGCACGTTTACTACTTCGATGATGTACCGAAGACAGGCTCGTTCGGACCGGCAGCGCTGCGGCGAGTTTCGACCGGCGGCGGAGAACCCGTTGAACTCGATCAGGGTGAGGCCGGTTGGCTCAAATACCTCGC